TTCAAGGGGATGGAGTTCTTTGGAAGAATGGACAATGATATGTTCTTTTGATTCTTTTAAAAGTTGAAAGGTGATTTCCGGGTTTTCATTGAGAAAGGAGATCAGTCTCCCGGTATTCATATGAAGACCATCCAGCACATCAATGGGAATAGTAAGCTCCTGATCGTTTCGCATTACTTGAACGTTTATATCTTCGTTATGAACATGAAGAAAAAGATCTCTCAATTCGGGTATAAGAGCCATAATATCATTCATCTTAAGCTTTTCGCCTTCTGCATGTTTCACATGAAACAATTTAGTGGAAAAGTGATTAAAAAGACCGCTCCTCTGAATCCTCACTTCATCATGAAGAAATTCATAATACTTCTTTTTACGTTTCCTGGTTGTTACACCGTGGGCAAGAACAGAACTGTTTTCTGGATAGTCAGGGTCAACGGTCAGTATGCACGCCTTTAGCAGCTGGATCATGCCATAGAACAGCAAAACCGGCTGGAGTTCAGTCGGTGCTGCACCTGCCAGGTCATAATATTTCTTTCCATGTTCCAGAAAATAAATGAAGGGATAGCAGTTTTGATAGCTTTTGCTTTCTGCCTGCTCAATTCCAGCGTTTTCGTAGCAGCCATAAAGGTATTTTTGCGCCCTGCTTGAGGAGAAAAAACTGTAGTATAATGACCAGGTATTTGCATCGGACACCGGGCGCTCACCTCCGTGTTATTTTTTGAAAAGTTAGACTTATTGTTCCTTCCTTGACAGTAGTTTATCCAGTTGTTAATCTACAAATAATATTTTTCAGGAAGTTAATTGAAGAGAAGGGTGGAGTATGCATGTGGGAGAGCAAGTTTGAAAAAGAAGGATTAACGTTTGATGATGTGCTTTTAGTGCCGGCAAAATCGTCTGTTTTGCCAAAAGATGTTTCATTAAAGACACGTCTTTCAGATTCTGTACAGTTAAACATCCCTGTTATAAGCGCCGGAATGGACACGGTAACAGAGGCAGAATTGGCGATTGCCATGGCTCGCCAGGGCGGATTAGGAATTATCCATAAAAACATGTCTATCGAACAGCAGGCAGAGCAAGTGGACAGAGTAAAACGCTCTGAAAGCGGAGTTATTACTGATCCGTTCTACCTTACACCTGATCATCAAGTTTTTGATGCTGAACATCTTATGGGGAAATACAGAATCAGCGGTGTTCCCATTGTTGATGAAGATAAAAAGCTTGTAGGCATTCTCACCAACCGTGATCTTCGTTTTGTTGAAGATTACTCCATTCAGATTTCAGATGTAATGACGAAAGAAAATCTTGTGACTGCCCCAGTAGGAACTACCCTAAAAGAAGCAGAGCAATTACTTCAAAAGCATAAGATTGAAAAGCTTCCATTGGTCGATAATGAAGGCACTCTTCAAGGATTAATTACAATAAAAGATATCGAAAAGGTTATTGAGTTCCCTAATTCTGCAAAAGACAGCCAAGGTCGTTTGCTGGCTGGTGCAGCAGTAGGGGTAACAAAAGATGCGATGGTTCGTATTGATAAATTGGTCGAAGCAGGAGTGGATGTTATCGTCATCGATACGGCTCATGGCCACTCTGAAGGTGTATTGACTAAAGTAAGAGAAGTTCGTGCTAAATACCCTGACCTTACCATCATTGCTGGAAACGTAGCAACAGCAGAAGCGACAAAAGATTTGATCGAAGCTGGAGCAAGTGTGGTTAAAGTCGGAATCGGGCCTGGATCGATCTGTACGACCCGTGTTGTTGCCGGTGTAGGTGTGCCTCAGATTACGGCCATTTATGACTGCGCAACAGAAGCCCGCAAGCACGGTATTCCGATCATTGCTGACGGAGGCATTAAATATTCTGGAGACATCGTGAAAGCTCTTGCTACAGGCGGAAATGCTGTTATGCTCGGAAGCTTGCTTGCCGGAGTAACCGAAAGCCCAGGAGAACGGGAAATTTACCAAGGGCGCCAATTTAAAGTTTACCGGGGAATGGGATCGATCGGGGCTATGGAGCAAGGAAGCCGCGACCGATATTTCCAGGAAAATAATCAAAAACTTGTTCCGGAAGGCATTGAAGGTCGAGTACCTTATAAAGGGCCACTCGCTGATACATTGTTCCAGCTGATCGGCGGAATTCGTTCAGGTATGGGATATTGCGGAACTCCTACATTAGAGGAGCTTCAAAATAATTCTAAGTTCGTTAAGATTACCGGTGCTGGATTAAGAGAAAGCCACCCTCACCAAGTACAAATTACCAAAGAAGCACCAAATTATTCAGTCTAAAGATGGATTTTATAAAAAAAGTGGACAGAGGTCATTCCTCTGTCTATTTTTTTGTATATTGCTATGGTACAATTACGTTTGTGTAAATTGTATGGAGGTGTCAGTTTTGTTCGGCAACAAACTTAGAGGATTTACTTTTTCAGCTGTCATGGTTTCAATGCTATCAGCCAGTGTATTTGGATATTCAGAAAAAGCAAGCGCTGCTCCGGAATTGAAAACAAAATCGGAGACGGCGATTTTAGTTGATGGAGATACAGGTAAGATTTTATACGAAAATAAAGCCGATCAAGTATTGCCGCCAGCCAGTATGTCAAAAATGATGACTGAATACCTGGTCAATGAAGCAATTAAAAAAGGCAAAATTCAATGGGATCAAAAAACAGCCATTAGTGATTATGCACATAAAATTTCTCAAAACAGAGACCTTTCAAACGTACCATTGCGAAGTGATTATAAATATTCAGTAAAAGAATTATATGAAGCTATGGCCATTTATTCTGCAAACGGTGCTTCGATCGCATTGGC
This genomic stretch from Fictibacillus marinisediminis harbors:
- a CDS encoding YaaC family protein; the encoded protein is MSDANTWSLYYSFFSSSRAQKYLYGCYENAGIEQAESKSYQNCYPFIYFLEHGKKYYDLAGAAPTELQPVLLFYGMIQLLKACILTVDPDYPENSSVLAHGVTTRKRKKKYYEFLHDEVRIQRSGLFNHFSTKLFHVKHAEGEKLKMNDIMALIPELRDLFLHVHNEDINVQVMRNDQELTIPIDVLDGLHMNTGRLISFLNENPEITFQLLKESKEHIIVHSSKELHPLECEPFSYHTNGSYYLYSSRREMKELNECMIHYAVLYNLSMLCRYETEWWSDIFHSYTTNDLPFIKEFLSITRTKIPYLLGQFLQRKG
- the guaB gene encoding IMP dehydrogenase, translated to MWESKFEKEGLTFDDVLLVPAKSSVLPKDVSLKTRLSDSVQLNIPVISAGMDTVTEAELAIAMARQGGLGIIHKNMSIEQQAEQVDRVKRSESGVITDPFYLTPDHQVFDAEHLMGKYRISGVPIVDEDKKLVGILTNRDLRFVEDYSIQISDVMTKENLVTAPVGTTLKEAEQLLQKHKIEKLPLVDNEGTLQGLITIKDIEKVIEFPNSAKDSQGRLLAGAAVGVTKDAMVRIDKLVEAGVDVIVIDTAHGHSEGVLTKVREVRAKYPDLTIIAGNVATAEATKDLIEAGASVVKVGIGPGSICTTRVVAGVGVPQITAIYDCATEARKHGIPIIADGGIKYSGDIVKALATGGNAVMLGSLLAGVTESPGEREIYQGRQFKVYRGMGSIGAMEQGSRDRYFQENNQKLVPEGIEGRVPYKGPLADTLFQLIGGIRSGMGYCGTPTLEELQNNSKFVKITGAGLRESHPHQVQITKEAPNYSV